The Colwellia sp. M166 genome segment CCAACACGTTATAGCTATTGCGAACTCGCAACAAAAGCTGAGTTGCTTAATCAAATTGTCACTTTTCATTCAAATAACCGTCATATAAATTTATTAGTTTATAGCAAATTATCAAGATCAATATGAGTATTTGTTATGCAAACTAAAAAATGGCCGGAAGAAAATGTTAATGACTTCGATGATTATTTTGATAATCAGCAGCGAAAAAATAACAAGCAATCTAAGCGTAAATGGCGTGAAATAGAGGCTTTTAAGGAGCAAAGAAGAATGCAGCAAGAAATGCAGTCGTATGATGACTATTTAATGCATTAAGACCCGAACCTTCGTTGTGTAAAGCGCATGTGATAGCAATAATGCTGACTTATTTTATTATTACACTGCGCTTTTAAACGCTATTTTGAGCACAGATAACGCTGATGAATAACCATTAAGCTTAACTTTTCACTATTTCTCAGTATTTCTCGGTAATTTCAGGCGATGTTTTCTGGTCAAACCAAATCGCATTGCGCTATAATCCGTTTTTTGTCATTAACCGTGTATTACTTCATGAAGTTCCCCGGACGCCGTCAGCATAGACATTATTTCCCTGTAGATAATAAAAACCCGTTA includes the following:
- a CDS encoding DUF3545 family protein → MQTKKWPEENVNDFDDYFDNQQRKNNKQSKRKWREIEAFKEQRRMQQEMQSYDDYLMH